Genomic window (Granulicella arctica):
ATATAGACCATCTGAATTCAAGGTCGAGACGAGGGCTTCATCGTCTCGGTCCGAGACAAAGGGCTGTTCGTTGCGCTGCGAAACGAAGACGAGAAGACGTCCGTCGGGAGTGAATACCGGTAAGCGGTCGCTCTCCATGGGTGAGCTGACAACCGTGTCGCGACCGGTCGCAAGCTCATGCAAGTGAATGGCCCGAAGCTGGTTTGGACGTTGCGTACTGTACGCCAGCCAGCCACCGTCAGGCGAGAATGCGGCATCACGAATCTCCGCGAACGGATCACTCATGATGCGGAGTGGCGCCACACCGTTCAAAGATACCCACCAGAGCGAGTGATTAGCGTCGGCAACGGCAAGGCTGTCACCCAGCGGCGACCATACGGGTGTGTACAGGTAGCCCGTTGGGAAATGGGTGAGGAGCCGCTCCGGCCCACCGGCTGCAGGGCGAACAGCAAGTTGCTGTGACCCGCTGCTGTCTGTCTCATAAGCGATAGTTCCGCCATCGGGCGACCACGACGGGTGGTCCTCATCGATCCCTGGCGTCTGCGTTATGTCTTCTCCAGCCGCATGCGCATCGACACGGAACAGGTCACCGCGAGCAGAAAGCAACAACGTGTCCCCGAGCGGGGATAGCGCATAGTCCACGCCCCCCATCGCGTCCTTCACGCGAGCGGCCCGCCCGACCGGAACGGATCGGCTTTGAGTACGTTCGCCATCGTACGGCACATCGACCTTCAACTCGTGCAGGTGCTCAGAAGGCAGATCGATCGCAAAGAGATGGCCGCCCTGCTGAAACGTAATCGTCGAACCGCCTAGAGAAGGCCAGTCCACATCGTATTCGGCAAAATGAGTCAGCTGGCGGCACACTCGCGTGCGGAGATCGTAAGCCCAGATGTTTGCGCGAAAGCCGGCTCCTCGATCGGAGACAAAATACACCGTGTGCCCGTACCACATCGGGGAAGTGTCCGTCCCCTTCCAGTCCGTGAGCCGTGTCAGTCGTCTCGTTTGGAAAACGTAGGTGTATAGATCCTGTTGCTGGCCGCCAATATAGCGCTTGCGTAGTTCAGTATTCCGAAAGATCTGGTTGTAGACGATAGCGTGGCCGTCCCGAGCATAGGACATCAGCCCGGCACGGTTGAGCGGCAGCAACGTAGTTGGACCACCTTCTACTGCGACCGTATAGGCCCGGACCAACTTCTCCACCGGCGCATCTCTATGCGAAAGAAATACGACTCGACGGGAATCTGGCGTCCAAGCCACTACCATCGCACCTTCGTCATAGCTACTGGCCTCGAATGTTAGACGACGTGACTCGCCACCGCCGGCCGCGATCACGAATACGTCATGTAAACCGCCGCGCCTCAGGGTGAACGCCAACCATCTTCCGTCCGGGGAGAATAAAGGTGTAGTAACTGCGCCCGGATCATGAGTGAGCCGATGTGCAGACCCGCCTGCCAGCGGAGCGCTCCACAGGTCATCAAAGGCAACAAAGGCCACAGCACTTGCGCTGGTCGTGGGGTAACGCATCAGAGGATTTGTCGGAGCAGCTATCGCCCAAGAAGACGAAAGAAGGAGAGCAAATGCAACGAGCGGCGCGCCGCAAAACCAACTGCAGATCCTCCCTGAAGCCATGGGTTCGAGCCATCGCAATCCCGCACATCGCATAATCGAAATTCTAATATTCATTCTTCCTTTCGAGCGATCAACACCGGTGCGAGGTGCGCAAACGGTATCGTCTCCCAGCGTCCTCCACAAGCAATGGCCTGCACAAGTCCTCGCATCAACTCGCGGCTTCGGGCCCTAAGACACAAGCCACCGGCGGCATATAGCTTTGGCAGAAAGGTCATGAGGTAGGCGGATTGGACGAGAACGTGATCGCCGCAATTCTCCACCCTTCGCTTCCTTTGACTAAAACCCAGGTCTCACTCCCGCGATTTGTGGGCTTTCCGTCTATCAGGAAGATGAAGTCAAAATACACAGACGCAATCGTCCCATCGCTGTTCTTCTGGAGATGCGTATGGGTAGGATTTAAGCTTGCCTTTGACGTCGACACCATCTTGGCGAATTCTGCGTAGCTTCCTACCCGAATTTTCTGCGCATCCGGTGATTTCGCCTTTGCTCGAGAGTAAGTGTCGTCGGAAAGCACATTGAGCCACATACTTCCTTGCGAAATGAAGAGACTGGATAAGCGGGATCCGTCATGACTCAGAACAGCTTCGTGGTACGCGTCGATCACGTGCTGAACGTCGACAGTATCCGACGCGATGCTGGCCGGCATTCCCTTGCTGCTCTCAGTAACTGTTTGGCACTGAGCGAAACGTAAGGCGGTGGTTAGGAGGACGCAAGCTAAAATCTTGCTCATGATAAAGCGATTCATTAGGTGTCTCCTTCACACATCTGCAACTCAGATGTGAATGTGAAACGAAAGTGTCTAATCTCAAACTACGCGCATTCAACAGGTAGCTCGAGAGTATGTGCTCAAGCGGTCCTTGTAGTTGGAGAGAGGTATAGGGCTCGCGCGAGTGGGAAAAGCCTAGGGAAGCTGCGAGATTCCGGCCGAGTCTTCCAGCTTTAGCTCCATGCCCCATCCGAAGTGCTGTACATTGCCTGGCAGGTTATCGTCGAGCGCAATTACAATTTCATTCTTTCCTTTCTTGAGAGGTAATCGGAAACTCCCGTTCCCTAAAGAGATCCGTTCGTCGGCGGCCTCCGCCGCTGGAAGGCCTTCGATGTTTCGATCTGAAAACGCCAGAGCGCCGTTCACGTACACCCAAATCTCACGCACCCAGCCGATCCGAACCGTCTTCAACTGAGCCTTATCGGAGACGAGTGTTGTTCTTGCCCATGCCAAAGAGATCACCGAGCCATCTTTTGCCGATCCAACTTCGTGCGAGAAGTTGACGAGGCCTTTCGTGTCAGCCGTCGCAGCCCTCCAGGCCTTGCCATCACGGGGCATGGAAGCATAAGGCGGCTGGACTCCCATCGGGGCATCCAGCTTTGGGTCGTGAATGGAGCGGAGCACGGACGACGATGAAATCTGCCAGCGTCGCAGGAATCCATCTCTCGGTTCGAGCGTGACTTGCGCCACGGTAGTTGATGGCTTTGTTGGCGTAATAACGAGATTTGCATACTTCGCCGGCCCACCGAAGGTCAGGCCGCCGGACAGCGATCCGCCCTCCATGCGATCCACGCTGAGTGTCGGGCTGCCGGAACGGTTTATATAAACACGCATCGTTCTGCCGAGCACCACGACTCGGAAGTGATTCCAACTTGAGACTTGAATAGGCGCTGAAGTTTGATACTCCGGAAATAAATCCCACTCGAAGGCACCATGCTCAAGGGGCATGTACTGCAGGCAATCAGAAGCACTTTCGCAATCCTTTTGTGGACGGAAGAAAAGAGCTTCGGCGTTCTCTCGATTCTGCGTGCGAAACCTCATTCCAAGTATTCCGTGGTCAGGCATGTACATATCGAATTCGATAGTCCCATCACGAAAATTCGAATCCTTCAGGTCGACTGATCCCTTACTGATCTCAAGCACGCCATCGGGCGCATGATCGCCAGATGTAAACGTGGCATTGCCATTAGAACGCCAATGATCAGCTTTCATGGGAACGGGAAGCGCTGGTTCAGCGAAGCTGCTGCGTAGAGCAAAGAGCATAAAGGCGACCAACAGTCGTCGCGAAAACAGGACTTGAAGGCGAGTGAACGAAAGAGAAGCTTGAGACCGCAGCATGCGAAGCACTCCGTTTGTACGGTTAGAAGAGAAGTCATTGACAACAGACGTCTTCAGCGCAACTTTACTTTCATTCGAGACGCAGCCGGGCATTATGTTCCCAAGCGGTCTCCAACAGTGCGGGCCGGTATGATGATCGCATGAGCAGGACGCGTGCCGATCGCACGAGATCAGAACTACAACGGGTTGCCCCTTCCTGAGCCGCGCAGTGTAAGGTGATCTGTCAGAATGGCTGGAAGAGCAATGATGAAAACTACTCTCAAGCTGTCGGCCATTTCGTTTGTTTTCTGGACCGCAGTAGCTGTGATTTTTGCTCTACCTCAGCTGGGGCAGAACCGTGCCCTGCATCATGTATTCACATCTGCGATGGCTCAGTGGTGGTCCTGGGGGATTCTGGTCCCCGGCGTCTTGGCTATCGATCGTGCTCTTCCCTTTTCGACGCAACGAATCCTACCTCGCCTCATCACGCTCTTCGCCTTGGGTCCCTTCGTATCAATCCTGTATGGCTATGTTCACGAAATTCTGAAGGCGGCGCTTGGGGCAGGCGCTTGGGGCAGGCTATCGGGAACCGAGATCGTCACCGAAGGTCTCCAGGAAATGTTCTGGAGCATGCTCGTGTACTGTCTCATCGTTGGTGTGTGGGAGGCATATCTTTACCACCAGCGATTCGTATCCGCTCAGCTGCAGATGGAGCGCTTGCAGAGGAACTTTTCAGAAGCTCGTCTCAATGCGTTGCGTACCCAGTTGGATCCTCACTTTCTCTTCAATGCGCTCAACACCGTCTCCTCCCAGGTAGAGCGTGAGCCTAAACTCGCAAGGAAGATGATCGAACATCTAGGCGATTTGCTACGACTTTCCCTGAACTCACAAGGAGTTCAGGAGATATCTCTCTCAGAAGAATTAGCTTTTCTTGACCACTATCTAGCCATTCAAAAGATCCGCTTCGGTGATGCCTTGAAGATCGAGATCAGGATCGCTCAAGACGTAAGAAATGCCTTGGTTCCCAGCCTCTTCATCCAACCTCTGGTAGAGAATGCCATACGCCACGGCATCTCCAAACGAGCTCGCGGCGGGTCAATCGTCTTGAGCGCGCAGCGCCTTAAGCAGAGGCTTATTGTCGAGGTTGTGGACGATGGCGTGGGATTGCCATCCGGCTGGTCGTTCGATACTCACAAGGGAGTAGGCCTGTCTGTGACCCGCGAGCGATTCGCCGGACTGTACCCCGGCAACACGAGTCATTTTGATATCCGGCGTAGGAGTCAAGGCGGGACAGAGGTTTCCGTCTCCTTTCCATTGCACACACGAAAGGAAAGTGATGAACACCCTAGCGCGTGATGGCATAAGAGTTCTGATCGTGGATGACGAAGCACCGGCCCGCCAGCGTATCTCCGATCTATTGCGCCGGGATTCCGAAGCCACTTCCATGATGGAAGCAGGCGATGGGAAGACCGCAGTGCAAATGATTCTCAGCGAAAGCCCAGACCTGGTGTTTCTGGACGTGCAAATGCCGGAGCTCAGCGGCTTGGGAGTAATTGACGCCGTTGGGGCTGAGAATATGCCCGCCACGGTGTTTGTAACAGCATACGATCAGCATGCGATACGAGCCTTTGAGGCGAATGCTTTGGATTACCTCCTCAAGCCCTTCAGCGATGAACGATTCGAAGCAATGATGGCCCGCGCGAAGAGACAAAGACAGGACCTCCATCTACGAGAATTCGGTCAAAAGCTTGCGCAGGTACTTAATTCGGAGGCGACGGAGACACGTCGACTGGACCGCCTGGCGATCAAAACGAATGGAGTCACCACGTTTGTGCGAGTGGAAAATATCGATTGGATCGAGGCGTCCGGAGTCTATGTCACCCTCTATGTGTCCGGGAAACCAACCCTGTATCGAGCATCATTGACCGACCTGGAGCAGAGTCTCGATCCGCGCCGCTTTATTCGCATACATCGCTCCGCAATCGTCAATATCGAAAGTATTGTCCAGATGGAGACTCTGTCACACGGGGAGTTCGAGGTCACCTTGAAAGACGGTTCTCACCCTCGCGTCAGCAGAACCTACCGCGACTCACTGGAGAAGCGATTTGGACAGAGGCTGTAGACCTCCCGTTGCACCAACACGTCCAATCAATCTCGCATACGGGCCAGCGCGAGCGGTTTTGATTGTGCGCAATGTTGCTATAGATTTTCACGATTCTTAGGCGGCACAACATCAATGCTGTTTCGACGCTCTTCTTCGCTGGTAAAGCCGTTGGCCTGTTGCCGCCGATGCGCTTTCGCTGCAGCATACGAAACTAGGCAAAATGTGACGGCCCATCCCCTCGATGAGTGACAAATCGCCAAGTCACACATCGAGAGAGTTGACCCCTTAGACGAGACTCTCCCGCCAAGTTGTGTTTTCGGCAACTTCGGTAGTGCAAAGGACCTGAAGATAAGATTATTGAACAGGCTCTACATATGCACGCCACCCTCGCCATCCTATTCATGCTCGCGACGACTCTCCATTCCCAAGCCTTCGTTGCGCCTACCTTGGAACCGCCCAAAACCTACGCCTGCCACCCCACCCGCCATCCTCCGACCATTGACG
Coding sequences:
- a CDS encoding Cif family virulence factor — protein: MNRFIMSKILACVLLTTALRFAQCQTVTESSKGMPASIASDTVDVQHVIDAYHEAVLSHDGSRLSSLFISQGSMWLNVLSDDTYSRAKAKSPDAQKIRVGSYAEFAKMVSTSKASLNPTHTHLQKNSDGTIASVYFDFIFLIDGKPTNRGSETWVLVKGSEGWRIAAITFSSNPPTS
- a CDS encoding LytR/AlgR family response regulator transcription factor, with amino-acid sequence MNTLARDGIRVLIVDDEAPARQRISDLLRRDSEATSMMEAGDGKTAVQMILSESPDLVFLDVQMPELSGLGVIDAVGAENMPATVFVTAYDQHAIRAFEANALDYLLKPFSDERFEAMMARAKRQRQDLHLREFGQKLAQVLNSEATETRRLDRLAIKTNGVTTFVRVENIDWIEASGVYVTLYVSGKPTLYRASLTDLEQSLDPRRFIRIHRSAIVNIESIVQMETLSHGEFEVTLKDGSHPRVSRTYRDSLEKRFGQRL
- a CDS encoding DUF1080 domain-containing protein, producing MLFALRSSFAEPALPVPMKADHWRSNGNATFTSGDHAPDGVLEISKGSVDLKDSNFRDGTIEFDMYMPDHGILGMRFRTQNRENAEALFFRPQKDCESASDCLQYMPLEHGAFEWDLFPEYQTSAPIQVSSWNHFRVVVLGRTMRVYINRSGSPTLSVDRMEGGSLSGGLTFGGPAKYANLVITPTKPSTTVAQVTLEPRDGFLRRWQISSSSVLRSIHDPKLDAPMGVQPPYASMPRDGKAWRAATADTKGLVNFSHEVGSAKDGSVISLAWARTTLVSDKAQLKTVRIGWVREIWVYVNGALAFSDRNIEGLPAAEAADERISLGNGSFRLPLKKGKNEIVIALDDNLPGNVQHFGWGMELKLEDSAGISQLP
- a CDS encoding sensor histidine kinase; protein product: MAGRAMMKTTLKLSAISFVFWTAVAVIFALPQLGQNRALHHVFTSAMAQWWSWGILVPGVLAIDRALPFSTQRILPRLITLFALGPFVSILYGYVHEILKAALGAGAWGRLSGTEIVTEGLQEMFWSMLVYCLIVGVWEAYLYHQRFVSAQLQMERLQRNFSEARLNALRTQLDPHFLFNALNTVSSQVEREPKLARKMIEHLGDLLRLSLNSQGVQEISLSEELAFLDHYLAIQKIRFGDALKIEIRIAQDVRNALVPSLFIQPLVENAIRHGISKRARGGSIVLSAQRLKQRLIVEVVDDGVGLPSGWSFDTHKGVGLSVTRERFAGLYPGNTSHFDIRRRSQGGTEVSVSFPLHTRKESDEHPSA